The Streptomyces sp. NBC_00224 genome has a window encoding:
- a CDS encoding DUF4158 domain-containing protein: MATRVFSDEELEALRSFPSIGKDELIRYFTLTPADEAFLRAQYVLGAAVQLSVLPWLGFVPDDVPAAPLAAVGRLARQLGLGVAYLAGYGERE, encoded by the coding sequence ATGGCGACGAGGGTTTTCAGCGATGAGGAGCTGGAGGCCCTGCGGTCGTTCCCGTCGATTGGCAAGGACGAGCTGATCCGGTACTTCACCCTTACCCCGGCCGATGAGGCGTTCCTGCGGGCCCAGTATGTGCTTGGCGCCGCTGTGCAGCTGTCTGTCCTGCCCTGGCTGGGCTTCGTTCCCGACGATGTGCCCGCCGCTCCGCTCGCGGCGGTCGGCCGGCTCGCCCGCCAGCTTGGGCTCGGCGTCGCCTATCTGGCGGGCTAC
- a CDS encoding IS3 family transposase (programmed frameshift), producing the protein MPEPCPEEFREDVVRVARNRGPGVTVEQVAADFGVHAMTLWKWMCRADIDDGSKPGTTSQESAELREARRRIKLLEQENEVLRRAAAYLSQAHLPKRIYPLVNELAAGGIPVTVTCRVRKLARQPYYRWLDKPVTEAEFERAARANALFDAHRDDPEFGYRFLADEARAAGAVMADRTAWRLCRDNRWWSVFGKRRGRTKKAGPPVHDDLVQRDFTAAGPNRLWLADITEHPTAEGKLYLCAIKDVFSRRIVGYSIDARMKSRLAVAALGNAVARRDGVAGCVLHTDRRSQFRSRKSVRALDGHRMVGSIGRVGAAGDNAAMESFVSLPQKNVLDRRTWATRLELRIAIVTWIEKTYHRRRRQASLGRLTPVEFETVMTTPAVQAA; encoded by the exons GTGCCCGAGCCTTGTCCGGAAGAGTTCCGCGAGGACGTCGTGCGGGTCGCGAGGAACCGCGGCCCGGGCGTGACGGTCGAGCAGGTGGCCGCCGACTTCGGGGTTCACGCGATGACGCTGTGGAAGTGGATGTGCCGGGCGGACATCGACGACGGGAGCAAGCCCGGAACGACCAGCCAGGAGAGCGCAGAACTGCGGGAAGCACGCCGGCGGATCAAGCTGCTGGAGCAGGAGAACGAGGTTCTGCGCCGGGCCGCGGCCTACCTGTCCCAGGCACACCTGCCG AAAAGGATCTACCCGCTCGTGAACGAGCTGGCCGCGGGCGGAATCCCCGTCACGGTCACGTGCCGGGTCCGCAAGCTGGCCAGACAGCCCTACTACCGCTGGCTCGACAAGCCGGTGACCGAGGCCGAGTTCGAACGGGCCGCTCGCGCCAATGCCCTGTTCGACGCCCACCGCGACGATCCTGAGTTCGGCTACCGGTTCCTGGCCGACGAAGCCCGCGCTGCGGGGGCGGTCATGGCGGACCGGACCGCGTGGCGGCTCTGCCGGGACAACCGCTGGTGGAGCGTGTTCGGCAAGAGACGTGGCCGGACCAAGAAGGCTGGCCCGCCGGTGCACGACGACCTCGTCCAGCGTGACTTCACCGCGGCCGGACCGAACCGTCTGTGGCTCGCCGATATCACCGAACATCCCACAGCGGAAGGGAAGTTGTATCTCTGCGCGATCAAGGATGTCTTCAGCCGGAGGATCGTGGGCTACTCGATCGACGCACGGATGAAGTCCCGCCTGGCCGTCGCGGCTCTGGGCAACGCTGTTGCCCGACGTGACGGTGTCGCCGGGTGTGTCCTGCACACCGATCGCCGATCACAGTTCCGGTCACGGAAGTCCGTCCGGGCGCTCGACGGCCACCGGATGGTCGGCTCGATAGGGCGGGTCGGTGCGGCAGGCGACAACGCGGCCATGGAGTCCTTCGTCAGCCTGCCACAGAAGAACGTTCTCGACCGCCGGACGTGGGCAACTCGCCTGGAACTGCGGATCGCGATCGTGACCTGGATCGAGAAGACCTACCACCGCCGTCGCCGACAAGCCTCGCTCGGCCGGCTGACCCCCGTCGAATTCGAGACCGTCATGACCACACCGGCCGTCCAGGCCGCGTGA
- a CDS encoding IS5 family transposase has product MSHCAVFAPSASSSGMSCDCIAHRLGNAADQPDRTRRYGSDLTDAEWVIVRPLLPVPSWLNGRGGRPEGYCHRQMIDAVRYLVTEGVRWVSLPADFPKWRAAYRFFRRWRDNDYIKELYGRLRKMLRELAGKKEDPTAAIIDSQSVKADATVGATTCGYDAGKRINGRKRHIAVDTLGLLLAVIVTAASVKDNDAGRDLLEQLRAEHHRITLVWADGGYTGWLVVFAHAVLALALTVVKRSDDAKGFVVLPRRWVVERSLCATRRSVVSPDYPGGTRKEVPGPMTYLEPKGEGDKSMSGNQ; this is encoded by the coding sequence GTGTCCCACTGTGCCGTGTTCGCTCCGTCCGCGTCCAGCTCCGGCATGTCGTGCGATTGCATCGCACACCGGCTCGGGAATGCCGCTGACCAGCCCGACCGGACCCGCCGCTACGGCTCCGACCTGACCGACGCGGAGTGGGTGATCGTGCGGCCGCTGCTGCCGGTCCCGTCCTGGCTGAACGGACGCGGCGGCCGCCCGGAGGGCTATTGCCACCGGCAGATGATCGACGCCGTGCGCTACCTGGTCACCGAGGGTGTGCGCTGGGTCAGCCTGCCCGCCGACTTCCCCAAGTGGCGGGCGGCATATCGGTTCTTCCGCCGCTGGCGCGACAACGACTACATCAAGGAGCTCTACGGCCGACTGCGCAAGATGCTGCGCGAACTGGCCGGCAAGAAGGAGGATCCCACCGCCGCGATCATCGACTCGCAGTCGGTCAAGGCCGACGCCACCGTCGGCGCCACTACCTGCGGCTACGACGCCGGAAAGAGGATCAACGGGCGCAAGCGACACATCGCCGTGGACACCCTGGGCCTGCTGCTAGCCGTGATCGTCACCGCCGCGTCGGTCAAGGACAACGACGCCGGCCGCGACCTCCTTGAACAACTGCGCGCCGAACACCACCGCATCACCCTGGTCTGGGCCGACGGCGGCTACACCGGCTGGCTGGTCGTCTTCGCCCACGCCGTCCTGGCCCTCGCGCTGACCGTCGTCAAGCGCAGCGACGACGCCAAGGGATTCGTTGTGCTGCCGCGCCGCTGGGTCGTGGAGCGCAGTTTGTGCGCCACGAGGCGCTCTGTTGTATCCCCGGATTATCCGGGAGGAACTCGGAAGGAGGTTCCTGGGCCTATGACTTACCTGGAGCCGAAAGGCGAAGGGGACAAGAGCATGTCAGGAAACCAGTGA
- a CDS encoding reverse transcriptase domain-containing protein, with amino-acid sequence MQSAATVLGVLRERGRRGLPCSELYRQLFNPQLYLLAYGRIYANHGAMTPGVTPETVDGMSQRKISRIIEAMRHERYRFRPVRRVHIPKKHGKTRPLGLPTWSDKLVGEVVRLLMEAYYEPTFSDRCHGFRPRRGCHTALREVGHTWTGTAWFIEGDIADCFGSLDHQVLLAILGEKIHDQRFLRLVRNMLTAGYLEDWKWGATLSGAPQGGVASPILSNIYLHKLDEFVETVLIPEYTRGERRARNPAYLELQSLLRTVRQHGDRPLARVVRRRMTSLPSADPNDPHYRRLRYVRYADDHLLGFTGPRAEAEQIKQRLEAFLREELKLELSQEKTLITHARTRAAKFLGYEIAIQHNDTKKTGRYRRVNGQVALRVPRDVIKAKCAPYLARGDPAKRKELVNSSDHAIVATFGSVYRGIVQYYLLAGDVSRLHRLRWVMETSMLKTLAAKHRSSVPKMAAKHKARIDTEKGPRVCFEARIERKNRKPLVARFGGIPLYRQRSAKVVDRRPVWVDYPHKELVTRLLADTCEICGSNGDVQVHHIRALADLAHAGWPPSDWARVMLDRRRKTVVACDACHDRIHEAQAARSFTL; translated from the coding sequence ATGCAGAGCGCCGCAACGGTGCTGGGTGTCCTGCGTGAACGCGGCAGGCGTGGCCTGCCGTGCAGTGAACTGTATCGACAGCTGTTCAACCCGCAGTTGTATCTGTTGGCCTACGGGCGCATCTACGCCAACCATGGCGCGATGACGCCCGGGGTCACGCCGGAAACCGTGGACGGCATGTCCCAGCGGAAGATCAGCCGGATTATTGAGGCGATGCGTCACGAGCGTTACCGCTTCCGTCCGGTCCGGCGCGTCCATATCCCGAAGAAGCATGGGAAGACGCGTCCGTTGGGGCTACCGACCTGGTCGGACAAACTCGTGGGCGAAGTGGTTCGCCTCCTGATGGAGGCGTATTACGAGCCGACGTTCTCCGATCGCTGTCACGGATTTCGCCCTCGTCGTGGATGCCACACCGCTTTGCGGGAAGTGGGACACACCTGGACCGGGACGGCCTGGTTCATCGAGGGCGACATCGCTGACTGTTTCGGCAGTTTGGACCACCAGGTTCTCCTGGCGATCCTTGGCGAAAAGATCCATGACCAGCGGTTTCTGCGGCTGGTGCGGAACATGCTGACAGCCGGATATCTGGAGGACTGGAAGTGGGGAGCCACGCTCTCCGGAGCACCGCAAGGCGGAGTGGCCTCCCCGATCCTGTCCAACATCTACCTGCACAAGTTGGACGAGTTCGTAGAGACAGTACTGATTCCGGAGTACACCCGAGGGGAACGTCGGGCCCGAAACCCGGCGTATTTGGAGTTGCAGAGTCTGCTGCGGACAGTCCGTCAGCACGGCGACCGGCCTTTGGCTCGTGTCGTGCGCCGGCGGATGACCAGTCTGCCGAGCGCGGACCCGAATGATCCGCACTACCGGAGGCTGCGTTACGTCCGCTACGCAGACGATCATCTCCTCGGTTTCACCGGACCACGAGCCGAGGCCGAGCAGATCAAACAACGCCTGGAGGCGTTCCTGCGCGAGGAACTCAAGCTGGAGCTCTCCCAGGAGAAAACTTTGATCACTCATGCCCGTACCCGGGCAGCGAAGTTCCTCGGCTATGAGATCGCGATCCAGCACAACGACACGAAGAAGACCGGCCGTTACCGGCGCGTCAACGGCCAGGTCGCCCTACGTGTTCCCCGGGACGTGATCAAAGCCAAATGTGCCCCCTACCTCGCCCGCGGTGATCCCGCGAAGCGAAAGGAACTCGTCAACAGCAGCGACCATGCGATCGTTGCCACGTTCGGGTCCGTCTATCGGGGCATCGTCCAGTACTACCTGCTCGCCGGGGATGTCTCCAGGCTGCACCGGTTGCGATGGGTCATGGAGACTTCCATGCTCAAGACCCTTGCGGCCAAGCACCGTTCGAGCGTGCCGAAGATGGCCGCAAAGCATAAGGCCAGAATCGACACCGAGAAGGGCCCACGAGTCTGTTTCGAGGCCCGCATCGAGCGGAAGAACAGGAAGCCGCTGGTGGCACGGTTCGGAGGAATTCCCCTCTATCGGCAGCGGTCGGCGAAAGTAGTCGACCGACGGCCGGTCTGGGTTGACTATCCGCACAAAGAGCTGGTCACACGGCTCTTGGCGGACACCTGTGAGATCTGCGGGAGCAACGGTGATGTCCAGGTGCATCACATTCGTGCTCTTGCTGATCTCGCCCATGCCGGATGGCCGCCGTCCGATTGGGCGCGCGTCATGCTCGACCGGCGCCGCAAGACAGTTGTGGCCTGCGACGCTTGCCACGACCGAATCCATGAGGCGCAAGCGGCCAGATCATTCACGTTGTGA
- a CDS encoding oxygenase MpaB family protein, whose product MTQSVTRRTALAALAAGVATGLPSATPAHAEDSRSPAAAAGPEPAWVLPGDQAVKEGDPEADEVIEQLVRAGQMALANQVFHAWTRNDQPVPAEAPPVLRDFLQRNTVLTAEEKSTVDRLAHGDTIKLIQSNMEAFTLAEAFGGLFAALADPLLAKSVWAAKFDLVMDIGRRFSRTMNTMWDMLGGNSWDPSGSALITLVKLRLVHAAARHMALAHGWDRTRDGMPISQRLKVEELMYVGAYNVQLAAKYDVQITARQADELTATMRIGGRLLGIDDKYNPQSMEQANLVLADAAAHHRASSDEGIKLASNMLDWMDRKIFPGASAVGASMVRMMDAHVADVLHIRANPPLDTAVATLTPYLFRPAYEVQQKFPLLASTHSQMFKIASQMVAWYAVDFRDYDLQMPAR is encoded by the coding sequence ATGACCCAATCCGTAACCCGAAGGACCGCTCTTGCCGCCCTGGCCGCCGGTGTGGCCACCGGCCTGCCCAGCGCCACTCCTGCCCACGCGGAGGACAGCCGCAGCCCCGCTGCCGCTGCGGGCCCCGAGCCGGCCTGGGTGCTGCCGGGCGATCAGGCGGTGAAGGAGGGAGACCCCGAAGCCGATGAGGTCATCGAGCAGTTGGTCCGCGCAGGCCAGATGGCGCTGGCCAATCAGGTCTTCCACGCCTGGACCCGCAACGACCAGCCAGTGCCCGCCGAGGCACCGCCGGTGCTGCGCGACTTCCTGCAACGCAACACCGTGCTGACCGCGGAAGAGAAATCAACCGTCGACCGGCTGGCGCACGGCGACACAATCAAGCTCATCCAGTCCAACATGGAAGCCTTCACGCTGGCCGAGGCGTTCGGTGGCTTGTTCGCCGCGCTGGCCGACCCGCTGCTGGCCAAATCGGTATGGGCCGCGAAGTTCGACCTCGTGATGGACATCGGCCGACGCTTCTCCCGCACGATGAACACCATGTGGGACATGCTCGGCGGCAACAGCTGGGATCCGTCGGGCAGTGCGCTGATCACCTTGGTCAAGCTGCGGCTCGTGCACGCCGCAGCCCGTCACATGGCCCTGGCGCACGGCTGGGACCGTACCCGGGACGGCATGCCGATCAGCCAGCGCCTGAAGGTCGAGGAGCTCATGTATGTGGGCGCCTACAACGTCCAGCTGGCGGCCAAGTATGACGTTCAGATCACCGCGCGACAGGCCGACGAGTTGACGGCCACGATGCGTATCGGTGGGCGGCTGCTGGGTATCGACGACAAGTACAACCCGCAGTCCATGGAGCAAGCCAACCTGGTCCTCGCCGATGCCGCCGCGCATCACCGAGCCTCGTCCGACGAGGGGATCAAGCTGGCGAGCAACATGCTGGACTGGATGGACCGGAAGATCTTCCCCGGCGCCTCTGCCGTCGGAGCGTCCATGGTTCGGATGATGGACGCGCATGTCGCCGACGTGCTGCACATCCGCGCCAACCCACCCCTCGACACCGCCGTCGCCACGCTCACCCCGTACCTGTTCCGTCCCGCCTACGAGGTCCAGCAGAAGTTCCCGCTCCTCGCCTCGACCCATAGCCAGATGTTCAAGATCGCGTCGCAGATGGTCGCCTGGTATGCGGTCGACTTCCGCGACTACGACCTTCAAATGCCCGCCCGCTGA
- a CDS encoding serine protease, translating to MLRKVAVCAVAVLGSAALNVVPATAIVGGSPAAAQTASYQVSVRMEGWKGKSHVCGGFLLSANKVITAAHCVDGATASKLEVQWGGLDRNKLPQTSPVAKISVPPSYDYGTLANDVAVVTLAKSASETGGVKYARLATSEPAAGANVTVTGWGRTQRNSASLPTRLQTAKLPVLSRQSCAAAYSEPGAAFDTTGRFCAGPADGSRAICNGDAGGPAAINGAVVGIISGGSGCGETDSLSLFSSVSYFKSWLESQ from the coding sequence ATGTTGCGCAAGGTCGCCGTCTGTGCTGTGGCTGTGTTGGGTTCAGCAGCCCTGAACGTGGTGCCCGCCACCGCCATCGTCGGTGGGAGTCCCGCCGCGGCGCAAACCGCCTCCTATCAGGTCAGCGTCCGAATGGAGGGCTGGAAGGGCAAATCCCACGTGTGCGGCGGCTTCCTGCTCAGCGCGAACAAGGTGATCACCGCCGCCCACTGCGTGGACGGCGCCACCGCCTCCAAACTGGAGGTCCAGTGGGGCGGCCTGGACCGTAACAAGCTGCCCCAGACGAGCCCGGTCGCCAAGATCAGCGTCCCCCCGTCCTACGACTACGGCACCCTGGCCAACGACGTCGCGGTTGTAACCCTTGCCAAGTCGGCTTCTGAGACCGGCGGCGTGAAGTACGCCCGACTGGCCACCAGTGAGCCCGCCGCCGGCGCGAATGTCACCGTCACCGGCTGGGGGCGCACCCAGCGCAACAGCGCAAGCCTGCCCACGCGGCTTCAGACCGCCAAACTCCCGGTCCTGAGCCGGCAGTCCTGCGCCGCCGCCTACAGCGAGCCCGGCGCGGCCTTCGACACCACGGGCAGGTTCTGCGCAGGCCCCGCCGACGGCAGTCGGGCCATCTGCAACGGCGACGCTGGCGGCCCCGCCGCCATCAACGGCGCGGTCGTCGGCATCATCTCCGGCGGCAGCGGTTGTGGCGAGACCGATTCGCTTTCCCTCTTCAGCAGCGTGTCCTACTTCAAGTCATGGCTCGAATCGCAGTGA
- a CDS encoding sensor histidine kinase — MPRAELRRPTLRRRQAVALLRNLCLALSLVGAMAYGADLLSHDPLPVRPVAATAVAMATAVLAVLAGPRSRVRTVLVLIAGAFVTLALSQGPAAGRAAYVGAALLLAAAVFAVRAWPEGKALLGQSRARALIARQEHYAALIAGELHDEVLQLLALTSRQLDVARASSDPHALKLAAQDAMHRLDDQATVLRSIIATLHPVTLRGLGLAPTVRALAGRVADENGLRVTVAIEGEDEAVVDEGTSLAAYRIVQEALTNVVKHARAERADIALVHSYDRLSITVRDDGVGLSGAAPRAEARGYGMQGMRWRCEAYGGTFLVAAPACGGTVVRATLPLRHRA; from the coding sequence GTGCCTAGGGCCGAACTCCGTCGGCCCACGCTGCGCCGGCGGCAGGCGGTCGCGCTCCTTCGCAACCTGTGCCTGGCGCTGAGCCTGGTGGGGGCGATGGCGTACGGAGCGGACCTCCTCTCGCACGACCCGCTTCCGGTCCGCCCCGTGGCGGCGACGGCCGTCGCCATGGCCACCGCAGTCCTGGCCGTCCTGGCCGGCCCCAGGTCGCGCGTACGAACCGTCCTCGTGCTCATTGCCGGTGCCTTTGTGACGCTGGCCCTGTCCCAAGGGCCGGCGGCGGGGCGGGCGGCCTACGTGGGCGCGGCACTGCTGCTGGCAGCGGCGGTCTTCGCGGTGCGGGCCTGGCCGGAGGGCAAAGCGCTCCTCGGGCAGAGCCGGGCACGGGCCCTGATCGCCCGACAGGAGCACTACGCGGCGCTGATCGCCGGGGAGCTGCACGACGAGGTCCTGCAACTGCTAGCCCTGACGAGCCGTCAGCTTGATGTGGCGCGGGCCTCGTCCGATCCGCATGCCCTGAAGCTGGCGGCACAGGATGCGATGCACCGTCTCGACGATCAGGCCACGGTCTTGCGGAGCATCATCGCGACTCTGCATCCGGTGACTCTGCGCGGGCTCGGGCTCGCGCCGACCGTCCGGGCGCTGGCCGGACGGGTCGCGGACGAGAACGGTCTGCGCGTGACCGTCGCCATCGAGGGCGAGGACGAAGCCGTCGTGGACGAGGGTACGAGTCTCGCGGCCTACCGCATCGTGCAGGAGGCGCTCACCAACGTGGTCAAGCATGCCCGGGCCGAGCGGGCCGACATCGCTCTCGTCCACAGCTACGACCGGCTGTCGATCACCGTCCGCGACGACGGCGTGGGTCTGTCCGGCGCCGCACCGAGGGCCGAAGCGCGGGGATATGGCATGCAAGGGATGCGCTGGCGGTGTGAGGCGTACGGCGGAACGTTCCTTGTGGCCGCCCCCGCATGCGGTGGCACGGTCGTGCGGGCCACCCTTCCGCTGCGGCACCGTGCCTGA
- a CDS encoding response regulator, giving the protein MLTGSVRVVLADDHVTVRAGTRALLERAGFTVVGEAAGEKEAETVVARRRPDLLVLDMVLDSGPVLDAIPGLLAAAPGMTILMHTMHDDVLLVRKALAAGATGYLLKNTSVTELSLAAATVAAGGRYVQPSLGADLGGVAQQMDMLTPRESEVLELLAAGHTNREVAQRIGVSIRTVENVRASLRGRLNLVTRADLVAYARKQGDVRA; this is encoded by the coding sequence GTGCTGACAGGTTCCGTGCGCGTGGTTCTGGCGGACGACCATGTGACCGTGCGGGCGGGCACCCGGGCACTCCTCGAACGTGCCGGTTTCACGGTGGTGGGGGAGGCCGCCGGTGAGAAGGAGGCCGAGACGGTGGTCGCGCGCCGGCGCCCCGACTTGCTGGTGCTGGACATGGTGCTCGATTCGGGCCCCGTGCTGGACGCGATCCCCGGCTTGCTCGCGGCCGCCCCCGGGATGACGATCCTGATGCACACCATGCACGACGACGTGTTGCTGGTCCGCAAGGCCCTCGCCGCGGGCGCCACCGGATACCTGCTGAAGAACACCTCGGTCACTGAACTGTCCCTGGCGGCCGCGACGGTGGCCGCGGGAGGACGCTACGTACAGCCCTCGCTCGGAGCCGACCTGGGGGGCGTGGCCCAGCAGATGGACATGCTGACGCCGCGCGAGAGCGAGGTGCTTGAACTGCTGGCCGCCGGACACACCAACCGGGAGGTCGCCCAGCGCATCGGCGTCAGCATCCGCACGGTCGAGAACGTGCGGGCCTCGCTGCGCGGCCGGCTGAACCTGGTCACCCGCGCGGACCTCGTCGCCTACGCGCGGAAGCAGGGCGACGTCCGTGCCTAG